The region CCCCTTCATTTGTTACATAAAAATAACCTGCTGTTACAGCACCTGACATCTCAATGTTTGAGTTTGCAACTGTAATACTTCCTGCAGAAGCAGCTCCTGCTAATAACCCGGCTGCTGCGAGACTTCCTAAAAATCTTCTCATACTTAACCTCCTGAGATTTTATTTAATTTAGTTAAAGATTTTATCAGATTTAAAGGTTGAATCCTCTTTCACCGTGGACAGCTTCATCAAGACCCATAGTTTCTGTTTCGTCATCAACCCTTCCACCTTTAGTGAGAACAGAAGCTATAAGGTAAACAACAGCTGTAGCAATAGCGGTATATATAATAGTAAACACTACAGACTCTATCTGAACCATTATCTGTGCTATTCTATCCCCATTATCCTTAAGAGGACTTCCATCCCATGCAAGCGATTGGAGAGCAAAGAATCCTGTTGCTATAGCACCCCATATTCCAGCAAGTCCGTGAATACCAAAAGCATCAAGGGAGTCATCATAACCAAGAGCCTTCTTGAGAACAAAAACTCCAAACCATCCAACTACACCAGCAACGAGACCTATTATAATGGCACCTTTAGCATCAACAAAACCTGCAGCAGGTGTTATGGCAACAAGTCCAGCAATCGCACCTGAAGCAGCACCGAGAAGTGTAGGCTTTTTAGCCACTATCCATTCTGTTAATGTCCATGAGATAACACCCATAGCTGTTGCAACATTTGTAGTTAAAAGTGCAACACCTGCAACATCATTCGCTCCAAAAGCAGAACCAGCATTGAAACCAAACCATCCAAACCACAGGAGAGCAGCTCCAACTAATGTGAGGATCACCGAAGAAGGAAGGATAGCTGTTTTACCGTAATCCTTTCTCTTTCCAAGAAGAATAGCAAGAACAAGTCCTGCAACCCCTGCATTTATATGAACAACAGTTCCACCTGCGAAATCAAGAGCTCCAGCATCAAAAAGGAAACCACCACCCCAGACAACGTGGGCTATAGGAGCATAAACAGCAGTAACCCATAAAACAACAAATATAAGCCATGTTGAGAACTTCATCCTTTCAATAGCAGCACCGGATATAAGGGCTACAGTTATTGCAGCAAATGTTCCCTGAAATGCTATAAAAACAAACTCCGGATATGTTCCGCTAAGATCTGTATAACTTATACCTGAGAGGAGTATCTTACTGAGATCACCAACAAAACTGTAAATAGCTCCCTCTCCATCTGTAAACGCAAGTGAGTATCCCCATAAGACCCATACTACAGTGGCTGTTGCATAGGCGAGGAAAACCATCATAACTGTGTTAAGTATATTTTTTGTTCTTGTCATTCCCCCGTAGAAAAGTGTAAGACCACCTATGGACATAAGAACAACAAATGCTGTAGCAACTATCATCCATGCTGTGTCACCTGTATCAAGTTTCGCCTCTTCAGCGAAAGATACTGCAGGAATCAAACTGCTGAAAAGAGCCAATAATCTGATATTCATTACATAACCTCCTTTGACTGATAGATATTTTTTAAAGAGCCTCAACGCCTCTCTCTCCCGTTCTTATTCTTACAGCATCTTCAACAGGTGTTATAAATATCTTTCCATCACCTACCTTTCCTGTTCTTGCAGCGTTCATAATAGCCTCAACAACCTTCTCAACCATTGAGTCATCAACAACGATCTCAATCTTTATCTTTGGAAGGAAATCAATAACATACTCAGCTCCCCTGTAGAGTTCTGTATGTCCTTTCTGCCTTCCAAAACCTTTAACCTCAGTAACTGTGATACCGAATGTTCCTATCTCAGAAACAGCATCCTTTACTTCATCAAGTTTGAAAGGCTTGATAATAGCCTCAATCTTTTTCATAACCAGACCTCCTTTTATCTATTGAAAACCTCCAGGATAAAAAGGCAAAAAGCGTACCAAAAGGGGAGAGTTATTGATAGTTAATAGTGAGGGGATATTACAGGGTTTTTAAACAGTTTGTGATGCACCAATTTTATGCATTGTGAGAGGTGAGATGAACATATAATGTGCATAAAATAAAAAAGCCCCCTTAAAGGGGGCTCTGGTCTATCTTAAAGGGGCTTCTTAGAAGCCCATCTCTTCCATTCCTGCTCCAGCTCCACCTGGAGTTTTCTCTTCCTTCTCAGGGATTTCAGCAACAAGAGCCTCAGCTGTGAGCATTGTTCCAGCTATTGAAGCTGCGTTCTGTATAGCAATTCTCACAACCTTAGTTGGGTCTATAATACCGGCTTTTATCATATCAACATACTCACCTGTTGCAGCGTCAAATCCGTAGTTCACATCCTCATTAGCTTTAACTTTTTCTAACACAACAGATCCATCAAATCCTGCATTGTAAGCGATCTGCTTTAATGGAACCTTACATGCGTTTCTAACAATATCTATTCCCCATTTTTTGTCTGTGTTTTCCTCTTTTATATCACAGAGAACTCTTGAGGCTCTGTAAAGTGCAACACCACCACCAGGAACTATTCCTTCCTCAACAGCAGCCTTTGTAGCGTGAACAGCGTCATCAACTCTGTCCTTCTTCTCTTTCAGTTCAGCTTCTGTT is a window of Persephonella marina EX-H1 DNA encoding:
- a CDS encoding ammonium transporter, which codes for MNIRLLALFSSLIPAVSFAEEAKLDTGDTAWMIVATAFVVLMSIGGLTLFYGGMTRTKNILNTVMMVFLAYATATVVWVLWGYSLAFTDGEGAIYSFVGDLSKILLSGISYTDLSGTYPEFVFIAFQGTFAAITVALISGAAIERMKFSTWLIFVVLWVTAVYAPIAHVVWGGGFLFDAGALDFAGGTVVHINAGVAGLVLAILLGKRKDYGKTAILPSSVILTLVGAALLWFGWFGFNAGSAFGANDVAGVALLTTNVATAMGVISWTLTEWIVAKKPTLLGAASGAIAGLVAITPAAGFVDAKGAIIIGLVAGVVGWFGVFVLKKALGYDDSLDAFGIHGLAGIWGAIATGFFALQSLAWDGSPLKDNGDRIAQIMVQIESVVFTIIYTAIATAVVYLIASVLTKGGRVDDETETMGLDEAVHGERGFNL
- a CDS encoding P-II family nitrogen regulator, which codes for MKKIEAIIKPFKLDEVKDAVSEIGTFGITVTEVKGFGRQKGHTELYRGAEYVIDFLPKIKIEIVVDDSMVEKVVEAIMNAARTGKVGDGKIFITPVEDAVRIRTGERGVEAL